One stretch of Prunus persica cultivar Lovell chromosome G1, Prunus_persica_NCBIv2, whole genome shotgun sequence DNA includes these proteins:
- the LOC18788809 gene encoding neurofilament medium polypeptide, producing MLKQSPSRNQRSKGFKVKHALQIFLLLAICIWLLYQLKHSHDKKAYEESSAKISGKMQNGQETIKLGRRSLHPRVEETSLDIGRHREKEEESEEEVDESKDEESEEEGRGAEDDEIDGHDQERAEDESEGVEDLIDEEDTEREEESEEKGNDLEIPRLLEDQAQNEDTRSTQEAREEQYKGDDASSAVKQNTQKLSSEIEVGSLRKVKEEEVDKENKTNGILDFRVDTDDSGPKFGNIGTAKYAAVDNAVYGEERGNHFGSSNLDVQAYTNSSINTIEQAKMSNDSTVALVEFADSLDGTEMLPKLYKDASLTSSRRHSYLEAVSGKENENPKSKDMQLGSSMTLSATENLDAPKQEMKVSIGSETESVVVSEAIADLEKSSAPKTTNENDQEVANV from the coding sequence ATGTTGAAGCAATCACCCAGTAGGAACCAGAGGTCAAAAGGCTTCAAGGTGAAGCATGCTCTTCAGATATTTCTGCTGCTTGCTATTTGCATCTGGTTGCTTTACCAGCTCAAGCACTCCCATGATAAGAAAGCATATGAAGAGAGCTCTGCAAAGATTTCGGGAAAGATGCAGAATGGGCAAGAAACAATAAAACTTGGGAGGCGTAGCCTCCATCCTCGGGTGGAGGAAACTTCCTTGGATATTGGAAGGCatagggaaaaagaagaagaatctgAAGAAGAGGTAGATGAGAGTAAAGATGAAGAAAGTGAGGAGGAAGGAAGAGGTGctgaagatgatgaaataGACGGGCATGATCAAGAGAGAGCTGAGGACGAGTCTGAAGGAGTAGAGGATTTgattgatgaagaagatacGGAGAGGGAAGAGGAAAGTGAAGAGAAGGGAAATGATTTGGAGATTCCCAGATTGCTAGAGGATCAAGCCCAAAATGAAGATACAAGGAGCACCCAGGAGGCCAGAGAGGAACAGTACAAGGGTGATGATGCATCCAGTGCTGTGAAACAGAACACCCAAAAACTAAGCAGTGAAATTGAAGTCGGAAGCTTGAGAAAAGTGAAGGAAGAAGAGGTAGATAAAGAGAATAAAACCAATGGTATCCTAGATTTTAGAGTTGATACAGATGATTCAGGCCCTAAATTTGGTAATATTGGCACAGCTAAATATGCTGCTGTTGACAATGCTGTGTATGGTGAAGAAAGAGGTAATCATTTTGGTTCGTCCAACTTAGATGTTCAGGCATATACTAATTCATCAATCAACACGATTGAACAAGCAAAAATGAGCAATGATTCGACGGTGGCGCTGGTTGAATTCGCTGATTCTCTTGATGGAACAGAGATGTTACCAAAGTTGTACAAGGATGCAAGTCTAACTTCTAGCCGAAGGCACTCATACTTGGAAGCTGTTTCGGGGAAGGAGAACGAAAACCCCAAATCCAAGGATATGCAGTTAGGTTCCAGTATGACATTATCTGCAACTGAGAATTTAGATGCACCCAAGCAAGAAATGAAAGTTTCTATTGGTTCTGAAACAGAAAGTGTTGTCGTATCAGAAGCAATTGCAGATCTTGAGAAAAGCTCTGCTCCTAAAACCACCAATGAGAATGACCAGGAAGTTGCTAATGTGTAA